The segment atATCAAGGTAGTTAATTTCTATGTTCCCAACGAAATAAAGGTTGGAAATGAACGTCCAGTATAACCAAACACTAATTCAGGAATGTGAACAttgacaatttaatttatttttcgctAAATTTACAATATACTTTTACAACAGAGTCCATATCATTATTTGTCGATGTTTTCCAGTAGTCAGAATGATTTATTCCCTTAATGACAGCAACATCGTAAAATACGACATACAGGATTTAAAAATCTTAAAATTGAAACGTATTCGTCAATATTTATTTACTCCAACTATTATGTGTGCAGGATGTTTTTGAAATAGGTGGTCAGACTTAGAACCatagtttatttattataagGATGTAAAATGGAGATATATGAATTTAAGATTGAAACTGTTTCTATTCCGAGAtggaactattttttttttgcatgGACCGTTAAGTATTCCTGACTGGGTCAGTATAAAAATGTTGCTATTAGTTTCCAGCTATTAGAAATAAGTAATAGTAATATATTAGTACTTCCTTCGGGATATTATTGTCCCCAGAGTAGTACTAATTTTTTGTAAGGGAGTTTCACAGGGGTAATTTTTAATGTTTGGTCATACACTTCAGAAATATCTTGCACGTGCTATATTGTTACGTACCATTCCAAAGTTTTGTATGTTCATGTCGTATAATCCACCTGCAGTCAATTTGCATGGTACGCCGGATCTTATTTGCATCATGTATATCACCCGTTGCATTCTCACTGGCGCTTGGTACCATTTGAAGGTGTATCTGACACAAGATTCGCAAAATGTTACATTCAAGTTGATTGTGCAGTTATTAAGAACTATGTTCTTCTTTCTACACTTCGAGAGCATACAAATCGTCCAGTAATTGTAAACTGTGATCCACGAGACTTTGACCAGGCAGACTGTTGAAGAACAAGTGAAATTGCTGTGCCCCGTGGAAAAGACCAATCCTAAATGCTTCACCGATGTTATTTAGGTTCATAACCGTCTAAGAAACAGAAATGTTGATGAGGTCTGGTATTacgttgttaaattattaaaaatcgggTTCGTTTCTGTTCTCTAACGAAAGaacaatacaaatttttaagataaaTCCATTATAGATGTGATAAGAATCAGTGGTGGGAATGATATCGATTCATAACAACTTTGTAACACGTGATTAAAACACGTTTCTCGTTATTCATAAAATTATTCTTACTTGGACAGCTGTCACACTGATGCCGATCATATTCAGCCCGATCTGTAGCAAAAAGCTGGTTTGGTTTATCTCATTAATGAGTTCGTAAAACCtcaaaataacaaaataaaacgAGTTAGTGGTGCTTTCACAAAATGTTCTCTATCTTCTCCTTCTAACTTTTTATTACTTAAAGAATACGAACTGTATTGCTCTTTTGTGGATTATGACGCTGTTCTTGAACTGTTGATATAGGGCTCTTTCCTTGTCAGTGTTAAAACCGTTTTGATCGAAACTTTGTGACATTTCTTTAATCTGATATCTGTGTCGATTACAAGTATTCTAATGAAATAATACTTCTGTCTTATATGTACGCGAGAAGTAGCAGCGAGGTTGTGATTTTTTATTATGTAAATAATTTCAGTTAACCATTACAGGTGAATAGAAACTGTGCACAAAATTAAGTTATGGATATTTTTAATCCTTCTCGCATACGTGGAGTTACGTGTATTTTTAtagcaattaatattttcagtTAAAGAAATGTGTTACGTCGTGCATTCAAATTTTAGCAATTACATTTACCCGCATACGGTGAATAATCCACAGGCATGGTAAGTTACTAGCATGTACATAGAATCTACGGTGACGATAACGGTCACAGCAAGGATTGAAGACCAGACTGAATGAAAGTATATGggatagaaatatttttcaccGTCTACCAAATAGTTAAGCTTATACACTTGGTGTTTTAATCGTGTTTCATTCAACGGTAGGACGATGTCCAGAAACAAAGGCATTAGCGGAATAATAGCGAATAAGGCCAAGAATCCCAATAATGTGGCTGCAAAGGACGTAGTGGAATTCACGAAATGCTTCCTATGGTATTTTCGCAGTGTTAATGATTTTGCTCAACAtgaaacaaaacaaaatttatttgaacTACAGAAAAAATTGCAGAGTTAATATGGATGATGTTATTCATCAACGTTCTATAAAGCATTATGGAAGTGCTTGTCATTAAGAATTACGAAGGTGTACTTACTTCTGTAAAGAAATGCAATATTACCACCTTTTCTGGTGACTTCGTCCAATGTTTTTGCTTCA is part of the Colletes latitarsis isolate SP2378_abdomen chromosome 10, iyColLati1, whole genome shotgun sequence genome and harbors:
- the LOC143347210 gene encoding uncharacterized protein LOC143347210; its protein translation is MVTYLSLFIPLIIECYTSLHNNDIDRLLEALPVLATNLITMIKLANLNFNQEKFRKLYDLVISEWESLKFKDEAKTLDEVTRKGGNIAFLYRTTLLGFLALFAIIPLMPLFLDIVLPLNETRLKHQVYKLNYLVDGEKYFYPIYFHSVWSSILAVTVIVTVDSMYMLVTYHACGLFTVCG